The following coding sequences lie in one Candidatus Planktophila sulfonica genomic window:
- the rpe gene encoding ribulose-phosphate 3-epimerase, which translates to MSGHIRITPSILNADFGHLDQEIAKIAPVSDFIHLDVMDNVFVPNFTFDFSSAAKIIAASPIPIDAHLMVANVDSIAIDYAVAGAASVTIHAEATSDISSTLKGIKSHGARAALAVKPGTAIDQYSEFLDDVDMFLIMTVEPGFGGQKFMESMMEKVRITRKIIGSRPIWLQVDGGISLETIEIAVTAGADTFVAGSAVFNAEDPARMVNALRERAISSKLAP; encoded by the coding sequence ATGAGTGGGCACATTCGCATAACTCCAAGCATCCTTAACGCTGACTTTGGACACCTAGATCAAGAGATAGCCAAGATTGCCCCGGTTAGTGATTTCATACACCTCGATGTCATGGACAATGTCTTCGTCCCCAACTTCACCTTTGATTTTTCCTCGGCTGCAAAGATTATTGCCGCCTCACCAATCCCTATTGATGCCCACTTAATGGTGGCGAATGTTGATTCGATTGCTATTGATTATGCAGTTGCAGGAGCCGCCAGTGTGACGATTCATGCTGAAGCTACTTCTGATATCTCTTCAACCCTTAAAGGAATCAAAAGCCACGGCGCGAGAGCAGCGCTTGCAGTAAAGCCAGGAACAGCGATCGATCAATACTCCGAATTTCTCGACGACGTCGATATGTTCTTAATCATGACAGTCGAACCTGGTTTTGGCGGACAGAAATTCATGGAATCGATGATGGAGAAGGTTCGGATAACTCGTAAAATTATTGGTTCACGCCCTATCTGGCTCCAAGTAGATGGTGGAATTTCACTTGAAACCATCGAAATAGCAGTTACAGCCGGAGCTGATACCTTCGTCGCTGGAAGCGCTGTATTTAACGCTGAGGATCCTGCAAGGATGGTAAATGCTCTTCGCGAGCGAGCCATCTCCAGTAAACTCGCACCATGA